Proteins encoded by one window of Tunturibacter psychrotolerans:
- a CDS encoding HD domain-containing protein codes for MTRQSVSNSSAAPEAIATGSSPAKIVETETAEMRPAFRHPGVILPVPTPQEKFQHAQPGVPDTQLTREATGLLHEFSTQLLFNHSHRVFFWANELGRQTGQHYDQELLFVCAAFHDMGLLKKFSSAEDRFEVDGANAVRQFLEHHNVPAARIQVAWDAISLHTTPGIVQYKPIEVELLYNGVGLDVLGIGYETFPDDLRKTIVAQYPRVNFKQDIANAFLGGFKHKTQTTEGTCNEDICSHFIRNYKRSNFYEQIQNSPFQNSQL; via the coding sequence ATGACCAGACAATCCGTTTCGAATAGTTCGGCTGCGCCAGAGGCAATTGCGACCGGCAGTTCACCAGCCAAAATCGTAGAGACAGAAACCGCCGAAATGAGACCTGCCTTTCGACACCCTGGGGTAATTCTGCCCGTCCCTACGCCTCAGGAAAAGTTCCAGCATGCTCAGCCGGGAGTTCCCGATACGCAGTTGACTCGCGAAGCGACCGGACTCCTTCATGAGTTCAGCACGCAGCTGCTGTTCAATCATTCGCATCGCGTGTTCTTCTGGGCGAATGAGCTTGGCCGTCAGACGGGTCAGCACTACGATCAGGAGTTGCTCTTCGTCTGTGCTGCATTTCACGACATGGGACTTCTGAAGAAGTTCTCAAGCGCCGAGGATCGGTTTGAGGTCGATGGTGCGAACGCTGTCCGGCAGTTCCTCGAGCACCATAACGTGCCGGCAGCGCGCATTCAGGTCGCGTGGGATGCGATCTCATTGCACACAACACCGGGCATAGTGCAGTACAAGCCGATCGAAGTCGAACTGCTCTACAACGGGGTTGGCCTCGACGTTCTTGGCATCGGCTATGAAACTTTCCCTGATGATCTGCGGAAGACAATCGTCGCCCAGTATCCTCGCGTGAACTTCAAGCAGGATATCGCCAACGCATTCCTTGGTGGCTTCAAACATAAGACGCAGACAACTGAAGGCACCTGCAACGAAGATATTTGCTCGCACTTCATTCGCAACTACAAGCGGAGCAACTTCTACGAGCAAATCCAGAACTCGCCTTTTCAGAACTCGCAGCTCTAA
- a CDS encoding efflux RND transporter periplasmic adaptor subunit, translated as MSSISFRHLATLLLCFGVCLLSGCNAKPSDPKSEAPPTAVVQPDADPNLVHVDHPDQFTLVAATDYAAASAIQVTGTVNPDISRTIPVISIASGRVVEVHARIGDYVKKGQLLMDVQSTDVSGAFNSYLKAVNDERLAKVQLDRAKILNDKGAIPNSQVEIAQNAEDDAKAALTASEEQLRVLGVDKDHPAATVKVYAPASGFIIAQNVTNAAAAGVTFAGSSNAFTIADLSHVWIICDVYENDLPTVHLGQKADIRLNAYPDRVLTGIISDIGAVLDPQIRTAKVRIQVENPDTLMRIGMFATVTIHGRNSQTHVQVPATAVLHLHDRDWIYTPVGDGKFRRVLVHGGASLPGNMQEIISGLNAGQQVVTNALALQNTADQ; from the coding sequence ATGAGTTCAATCAGTTTCAGGCATCTCGCCACTCTCTTGCTCTGCTTCGGCGTTTGCCTGCTGTCAGGCTGCAACGCCAAGCCGTCCGATCCCAAAAGCGAAGCTCCTCCCACTGCCGTCGTTCAACCCGACGCTGACCCGAATCTGGTTCACGTCGATCACCCGGATCAATTCACGCTCGTTGCCGCGACGGACTATGCAGCCGCCTCCGCCATTCAGGTCACTGGCACAGTCAATCCGGACATCTCCCGCACCATTCCCGTAATCTCCATTGCCTCTGGCCGTGTGGTTGAGGTACACGCGCGCATCGGCGACTATGTCAAAAAGGGCCAGCTTCTAATGGATGTTCAGAGCACCGACGTCTCGGGCGCTTTTAACTCCTACCTGAAGGCGGTCAACGACGAGCGCCTCGCCAAGGTTCAGCTCGACCGGGCTAAGATCCTGAACGATAAGGGCGCTATCCCCAACAGTCAGGTCGAGATCGCCCAGAATGCCGAGGATGACGCGAAGGCGGCGCTTACAGCCTCGGAAGAGCAGCTCCGCGTTCTAGGAGTCGACAAAGATCACCCCGCCGCCACAGTCAAAGTGTACGCTCCGGCCTCCGGCTTTATCATCGCCCAAAACGTCACCAACGCCGCCGCTGCCGGAGTAACCTTCGCCGGCTCCTCCAACGCCTTCACCATCGCCGACCTCTCGCACGTATGGATTATCTGCGACGTCTACGAGAACGATCTTCCAACTGTGCATCTCGGCCAGAAGGCGGACATCCGCCTCAACGCTTATCCGGACCGTGTCCTCACCGGCATAATCAGCGACATTGGAGCCGTCCTCGATCCGCAGATCCGCACCGCAAAAGTTCGCATCCAGGTTGAAAATCCCGATACCTTAATGCGCATCGGCATGTTTGCCACGGTCACCATTCACGGGAGGAATTCGCAGACCCACGTGCAAGTACCTGCGACCGCAGTTCTCCATCTGCATGACCGCGACTGGATCTACACTCCTGTCGGCGATGGTAAGTTCCGACGGGTACTGGTGCATGGAGGCGCATCCTTGCCGGGCAATATGCAGGAGATTATCTCCGGCCTCAACGCGGGCCAGCAGGTCGTCACCAACGCCCTCGCTCTCCAGAACACGGCGGATCAGTAA
- a CDS encoding TolC family protein: MTNKKCRILLVAACILLSPCASFAQTPQPPGSPDAITMQQAVDLARAKNPTLLAAQQNLLSVKAQEIQAGVRANPYFTASGGNLTETDSNTNPYNFTLGVGRLFERGQKRRWRLDVARSTTVQTDAQLQLTIQQTILAVRQAFTNFVIAKAAKKVADDNLVDYRRELQIGHDRFVAGDIAKLDFERLDLQLAQFETDESNAITAAQQASDQLQVLLGNDKPRTDFDVIGDVVPPPISLTMEDLELKGLAARPDLKAAVAAVAVADASVKLAYANGTADPTLEADYNHNGENGLPNNTAADNSVGFVFNIPIRVFDRNQGNKETAKFTAQANRFSVTAAHNQVISDVDQAYSGYFNARVLSDRYNGHYLDEAKDVLDIAQFSYQHGGLALIDYLDALRESRSVTSDALNAYAQTWMAIHQLSFASATDIVP; this comes from the coding sequence ATGACGAATAAAAAATGTCGGATCCTTCTCGTCGCAGCCTGCATCTTGCTTTCCCCCTGCGCGTCGTTCGCTCAAACTCCGCAGCCTCCCGGTTCGCCCGACGCGATCACCATGCAGCAGGCCGTCGATCTGGCGCGCGCCAAGAATCCGACTCTGCTCGCCGCCCAGCAGAATCTGCTCTCAGTCAAAGCTCAGGAGATCCAGGCTGGCGTCCGCGCCAATCCATACTTCACCGCATCCGGTGGGAACCTCACCGAAACTGACAGCAACACTAATCCTTATAACTTTACCCTCGGCGTTGGCCGCCTCTTCGAGCGCGGGCAGAAACGTCGCTGGCGTCTCGACGTCGCCCGCTCCACCACTGTTCAGACAGACGCCCAGCTCCAGCTCACCATCCAGCAGACCATTCTCGCGGTCCGCCAGGCGTTCACTAACTTTGTCATCGCCAAGGCCGCTAAAAAAGTCGCAGACGACAACCTCGTCGACTATAGGCGCGAACTGCAGATCGGCCACGACCGCTTTGTGGCAGGCGACATCGCCAAGCTCGACTTCGAGCGCCTCGACCTGCAACTCGCCCAGTTTGAAACCGACGAATCCAACGCCATCACAGCAGCCCAGCAGGCCTCCGACCAGCTTCAGGTACTGCTCGGCAACGACAAGCCGCGTACCGACTTCGACGTGATCGGCGACGTCGTTCCCCCTCCTATCTCCCTCACTATGGAAGACCTCGAACTGAAAGGGTTGGCAGCGCGGCCCGACCTCAAGGCCGCCGTCGCTGCCGTCGCCGTCGCGGACGCCAGTGTCAAGCTTGCTTACGCCAACGGTACCGCCGACCCAACCTTAGAGGCCGACTACAACCACAACGGTGAAAACGGCCTCCCCAACAACACCGCCGCGGACAACTCCGTCGGCTTCGTCTTCAACATCCCGATTCGCGTCTTTGATCGCAACCAGGGCAACAAGGAAACCGCCAAGTTCACCGCTCAGGCCAACCGCTTCTCCGTCACCGCTGCCCACAACCAGGTCATCTCCGACGTCGACCAGGCATACTCCGGATACTTCAACGCGAGAGTGCTCTCCGATCGCTACAACGGCCACTACCTCGACGAAGCGAAGGACGTTCTGGACATCGCGCAGTTCAGCTACCAGCACGGTGGTCTCGCGCTGATTGACTACCTCGACGCCCTGCGCGAATCCCGCTCAGTCACATCGGACGCACTCAACGCATATGCTCAGACCTGGATGGCAATCCACCAGCTAAGCTTTGCCTCCGCGACCGACATCGTTCCATAG
- a CDS encoding RNA polymerase sigma factor produces MDSYFSPGTLSMQAILETSNDEMLVAAAKTGEHLAFSELWNRHSKKIFSTMYRITRNRQDAEDALQDAFLKAYVHLKNFDGRSTFSTWLTRIAINSALMILRRKRAHPEISMDGGVEGETWQHWEVADRRVNTEEHYSRSEREHHLKRAIHRLRPALRTIVEIQQVHDTSIKEIAEIAGISVAATKSRLLRARTVLRRSLG; encoded by the coding sequence ATGGACTCATACTTTTCACCAGGCACCCTCAGCATGCAAGCTATCCTCGAGACCTCAAATGATGAGATGTTGGTCGCCGCTGCGAAGACTGGAGAGCATTTAGCCTTCTCCGAGCTTTGGAATCGCCACTCAAAGAAAATCTTCAGCACAATGTATCGGATCACGAGAAATCGGCAAGACGCGGAAGATGCGCTGCAAGATGCTTTTTTGAAGGCCTATGTTCACCTGAAGAACTTTGATGGCAGATCGACCTTTTCCACCTGGCTTACGCGAATTGCCATCAACTCTGCGTTGATGATTTTGCGCCGGAAGCGCGCTCATCCCGAGATCTCGATGGATGGAGGGGTAGAGGGCGAGACGTGGCAGCATTGGGAGGTGGCCGATCGGCGGGTCAACACGGAAGAGCACTATTCGAGATCTGAAAGAGAACACCATCTGAAGCGTGCAATTCATCGGCTGAGACCAGCGCTCCGCACCATCGTCGAAATTCAACAAGTACACGACACCTCCATCAAAGAGATCGCCGAAATCGCGGGAATCTCCGTAGCCGCCACGAAATCGCGCTTGTTGCGCGCCAGGACGGTGCTTCGCCGTTCGCTCGGATGA
- a CDS encoding GlxA family transcriptional regulator: protein MRKVVISGPPPVQILDVTGPLEVFSNVPDYQVEIVSLDGTGQLRTNRGITLSGAVSPTSVSSSIDTLVIAGGPGAECGEYDLDYVRWIADAAGRSRRVASICTGAFLLAAAGLLDGKRVVTHWKFCDRLAREFPKVNVLPNPIFLRDGSIYTSAGITAGIDLSLALVEEDHGHQTALNVARQLVMFLVRPGGQAQYSHMLSRQVTTSEPLRELQVYMLENLKANLSVDALAERIGMSPRHFSRVCLREMKMNPGQFVDRLRVEAAQQMIDSSSMGLKEIAEACGFGSADSMRRTFQRVIGITAGEYTERFKRAKE from the coding sequence ATGCGCAAGGTCGTCATCAGTGGCCCGCCGCCAGTCCAAATTCTCGACGTGACGGGGCCACTCGAAGTGTTCTCGAATGTTCCTGACTATCAAGTGGAGATCGTCTCCTTGGATGGAACGGGCCAACTCAGGACGAATCGAGGAATCACCCTATCCGGTGCAGTCTCACCCACCAGTGTGTCCAGTTCGATTGACACTCTTGTTATTGCTGGGGGACCTGGCGCCGAATGCGGTGAGTACGACCTCGATTATGTACGCTGGATCGCCGACGCCGCTGGGCGATCACGACGTGTCGCTTCCATTTGCACCGGTGCCTTCCTGCTCGCCGCTGCTGGACTTCTCGACGGCAAGCGAGTTGTCACCCATTGGAAATTCTGTGATCGTTTGGCTCGTGAGTTTCCGAAAGTGAACGTCTTGCCCAACCCCATCTTCTTGCGCGATGGATCCATCTACACCTCAGCGGGAATCACCGCGGGAATCGATCTCTCGCTCGCTCTTGTTGAGGAGGACCACGGCCACCAAACTGCTCTGAATGTCGCCAGACAGCTTGTCATGTTCCTGGTTCGGCCCGGAGGCCAGGCCCAATACAGCCACATGCTCTCCCGACAGGTCACCACCTCTGAGCCTCTACGCGAATTACAGGTGTATATGCTCGAAAATCTGAAAGCGAATCTGTCGGTTGATGCACTTGCGGAAAGAATTGGAATGAGCCCGCGACATTTCTCTCGCGTATGTTTGCGAGAGATGAAGATGAACCCCGGGCAGTTCGTCGATCGTCTCCGAGTCGAGGCAGCTCAGCAGATGATTGATAGTTCGTCGATGGGGCTCAAGGAAATTGCGGAGGCCTGTGGATTCGGCTCCGCAGATTCCATGCGCCGAACCTTCCAACGCGTCATCGGGATTACCGCAGGCGAATACACGGAGCGATTCAAACGCGCAAAGGAGTAA
- a CDS encoding efflux RND transporter permease subunit, producing the protein MIRGLVDFALNNRWMVLGLSILLFGWGIVSFHNLPVEAYPDVANNYVQVITQWPGRAAEEIEQQVTIPLEIGMAGIPHMTHLRSTSLAGISSLTLIFDDESVNDWNREKVLERLSQVTLPPGLQPQMGTDWSPVGQIYWYTLRSTNPLYDNMDLKSLQDWTIEKQLKAVPGVVDVSSFGGMTREYQVRVDPDKLVAYGLSIGQVEQQLAANNTNAGGSFIEQGQQQINIREVGLYRNTHDIEETVLKTQSGTPLRVKDIATVAQGPKIRLGQIGKSCRFGGTPMPEPPNSSTASDPCIDHVAKSQTESKHERAIRREDGKIIDDPDVVEGIVALQKGDDSEFALAGIHKKVDELNTRILPPGVKLIPFLDRSDLLHYTTHTVLHNLTEGIILVIIILFLFLGNVRGALIVSLTIPFSLLFASICLDLRHIPANLLSLGALDFGMVVDGAVVMVENIVRHLSHQRKDTLSPAEQIREAAHEVQRPVFYAIGIIITAYLPIFTLQAVEGRLFRPMAWTVAFALLGALIFSIVIAPVLSSLLFPRGASEWQNPVMAWLTDRYRHAARWAIEHRWVTLSGAGFALLLALFLGLSGVIGSEFLPHLDEGAIWVRGTLAPSTGPTESLRIMNQARILLSSFPEVTKVVSQTGRPDDGTDVTGFFNTEYFVDLKPKAEWRHPFKQNKDELIGAMDRELEKIPGVIWNFSQPISDNVEEAVSGVKGELAVKIYGDDLKTLEQKGDQIVSIMSKIQGVQDLGLFRVIGQPNLNYSVNRLAAARFGINVADIQDAIQTAVGGNAVSQVLQGEARYDLVVRYPQQYRDTQDAIDKIRLLSPSGERVSLAQLTNVKMEDGAETISREAGQRFVAIKYSVRDRDLGSTVEEAISKVNDQVKLPPGYKIDWAGEYESQKRSSRRLMLVLPITILLIFIILYSMFHSGKWAGLILINVSMAPVGGLLALLITHTNFSVSSGVGFLALFGVSVQTGVIMLEYINQMRVRGHSIEESAIEGAVLRLRPIMMTMLVATLGLLPAATSHGIGSDSQRPFAMVIVGGLIGALMISVFLLPTLYVWIARPDDVLPTPETEFEN; encoded by the coding sequence ATGATTCGAGGTCTCGTCGACTTTGCACTGAACAATCGATGGATGGTTCTCGGTCTCTCCATCCTGCTCTTTGGGTGGGGAATCGTCTCCTTCCATAACCTGCCCGTCGAGGCCTATCCCGACGTTGCCAACAACTACGTCCAGGTCATCACGCAATGGCCCGGACGAGCTGCCGAAGAAATTGAACAGCAGGTCACGATCCCGCTCGAGATCGGGATGGCCGGCATTCCCCACATGACCCATCTGCGGTCGACTTCTCTTGCCGGCATCTCGAGCCTCACTCTCATCTTCGACGACGAATCCGTCAACGACTGGAATCGTGAGAAGGTTCTCGAGCGGCTCTCTCAAGTCACACTTCCCCCTGGCCTTCAGCCTCAGATGGGCACCGACTGGAGCCCCGTCGGCCAAATCTACTGGTACACCCTGCGAAGTACCAACCCCCTCTACGACAACATGGACCTGAAGTCGCTTCAGGACTGGACAATTGAAAAGCAACTCAAAGCGGTCCCCGGTGTCGTCGACGTTTCCAGCTTCGGAGGTATGACACGGGAGTACCAGGTCCGCGTTGATCCCGACAAACTCGTGGCGTATGGCCTCAGCATCGGTCAGGTTGAGCAGCAACTCGCCGCCAACAACACCAACGCCGGCGGCAGCTTTATCGAGCAAGGTCAGCAGCAGATCAACATCCGCGAAGTCGGTCTCTACAGGAATACTCACGACATCGAGGAGACCGTTCTCAAGACGCAATCCGGAACTCCTCTCCGCGTCAAAGACATCGCCACCGTGGCTCAGGGCCCCAAGATCCGTCTCGGTCAGATTGGCAAGTCATGCCGATTTGGCGGCACTCCGATGCCTGAACCGCCCAACTCCTCTACCGCCAGCGACCCATGCATCGACCACGTCGCCAAATCGCAGACAGAGTCAAAGCACGAGCGCGCCATCAGACGCGAGGATGGCAAGATCATCGACGATCCAGATGTTGTCGAAGGGATCGTCGCGCTGCAAAAAGGGGATGACTCTGAATTTGCTCTGGCAGGAATTCACAAGAAGGTCGACGAACTCAACACACGCATCCTCCCGCCGGGCGTAAAGCTTATACCCTTCCTCGACCGCAGCGACCTTCTCCACTACACCACCCACACGGTGCTGCATAACCTCACCGAAGGCATCATCCTTGTCATCATCATTCTCTTCCTCTTTCTAGGCAACGTCCGCGGCGCTCTCATTGTCTCGCTGACCATTCCGTTCTCTCTGCTGTTTGCCTCCATCTGCCTCGACCTCCGTCATATCCCTGCGAATCTTCTCTCCCTCGGCGCACTAGACTTCGGCATGGTCGTCGACGGGGCCGTCGTTATGGTGGAGAACATCGTCCGGCACCTCAGCCACCAGCGCAAAGACACTCTCTCTCCAGCCGAACAGATTCGTGAAGCTGCTCACGAAGTGCAGCGGCCGGTCTTCTATGCGATCGGCATTATCATCACGGCCTACCTGCCCATCTTTACGTTGCAGGCTGTTGAAGGCAGACTCTTCCGTCCCATGGCCTGGACGGTAGCCTTCGCCCTTCTCGGCGCGTTGATCTTCTCCATCGTCATCGCACCCGTCCTATCAAGCCTCTTATTTCCGAGAGGCGCATCCGAGTGGCAAAATCCGGTCATGGCGTGGCTCACCGACCGATACCGCCATGCCGCGCGTTGGGCCATCGAACATCGCTGGGTCACTCTCAGCGGAGCAGGTTTTGCGCTCCTCCTTGCCCTCTTCCTCGGTCTAAGCGGCGTCATCGGCTCAGAGTTCTTACCCCACCTGGACGAAGGTGCCATCTGGGTTCGTGGCACTCTTGCTCCCAGCACTGGCCCAACCGAAAGCCTGCGCATCATGAATCAGGCTCGTATTCTTCTGTCGTCCTTTCCCGAGGTGACAAAGGTTGTCAGCCAGACCGGGCGCCCCGATGACGGCACCGACGTCACCGGCTTCTTCAACACCGAATATTTCGTCGACCTGAAACCCAAGGCCGAATGGCGTCATCCCTTCAAACAGAACAAGGATGAGTTGATCGGCGCTATGGACCGCGAACTCGAGAAGATCCCAGGTGTCATCTGGAACTTCTCCCAGCCGATCTCTGACAACGTCGAAGAGGCTGTCAGCGGCGTCAAGGGTGAACTGGCCGTAAAGATATATGGAGACGACCTCAAGACCCTCGAACAGAAGGGTGATCAGATTGTCTCCATCATGAGCAAAATTCAGGGCGTGCAGGATCTTGGCCTCTTCCGTGTCATCGGCCAGCCCAATCTCAACTACTCCGTCAACCGTCTCGCCGCGGCCCGCTTCGGTATCAACGTCGCCGATATACAAGACGCTATCCAGACTGCTGTAGGTGGTAACGCGGTCAGCCAGGTACTCCAGGGCGAAGCGCGCTACGACCTCGTCGTCCGTTATCCGCAGCAGTATCGTGACACCCAGGACGCCATCGACAAGATCCGCCTGCTCTCCCCCTCGGGTGAGCGCGTCTCGCTAGCCCAATTGACCAATGTAAAGATGGAAGATGGCGCGGAGACCATCAGCCGAGAGGCAGGCCAGCGCTTCGTCGCGATCAAATACAGCGTCCGCGACCGCGACCTCGGCAGCACGGTCGAAGAGGCTATCAGCAAGGTCAACGACCAGGTCAAACTGCCACCCGGCTACAAGATCGACTGGGCCGGCGAATACGAGAGCCAGAAGCGCTCGTCACGTCGTCTTATGCTGGTGCTCCCCATTACCATCCTGCTCATCTTCATCATTCTTTACTCCATGTTCCACTCCGGTAAATGGGCTGGCCTCATTCTCATCAACGTCTCCATGGCTCCGGTCGGCGGACTACTTGCACTTCTTATCACTCATACCAACTTCAGCGTATCCTCCGGCGTCGGCTTCCTCGCGCTCTTCGGTGTCTCGGTGCAAACCGGCGTCATCATGCTGGAATACATCAACCAGATGCGCGTTCGCGGTCACTCCATCGAAGAGTCTGCCATAGAAGGAGCGGTACTCCGCCTTCGTCCCATCATGATGACCATGCTCGTCGCTACCCTTGGTCTTCTCCCTGCTGCGACCTCGCACGGCATCGGGTCGGATTCACAGCGACCCTTCGCCATGGTTATCGTTGGCGGACTTATTGGCGCGCTCATGATCAGCGTCTTTCTTCTTCCCACTTTGTACGTCTGGATCGCAAGGCCCGACGACGTTCTGCCCACACCCGAGACGGAGTTCGAGAATTAA
- a CDS encoding response regulator transcription factor, which produces MSEIRTIRVLTVDDHPLLRAGISGAINAQPDMSVVAEAADGEEAIASFREHRPDVTLMDIRMPKTNGIDAISAIRKEFPNARVVVLTTYGGDIQALRAFKAGAVGYLLKSMLRTELIDTIRLAHAGMRRIPPEIALELAEHAGDDTLTTREIEVLRDVAKGSSNKVIAARLSISEHTVKGHLKNILSKLDASDRTHAVMIALKRGFLDI; this is translated from the coding sequence ATGAGTGAGATACGTACAATTAGGGTGCTTACCGTCGACGATCATCCTCTCCTTAGAGCTGGAATCTCGGGTGCAATCAACGCGCAGCCCGACATGTCCGTCGTGGCCGAAGCAGCAGATGGTGAGGAAGCGATTGCGTCCTTTCGAGAACATCGCCCTGATGTAACTCTGATGGATATAAGGATGCCGAAGACGAATGGTATCGACGCAATCTCGGCCATCCGCAAGGAATTCCCCAATGCTCGCGTTGTCGTTCTGACTACATACGGGGGGGATATTCAGGCTCTGCGGGCTTTCAAGGCGGGCGCGGTCGGTTACCTGTTGAAAAGCATGTTGCGGACGGAGTTAATTGACACCATTCGGCTAGCTCATGCGGGCATGAGGCGGATCCCACCCGAGATAGCTCTGGAACTGGCTGAGCACGCCGGCGACGATACCCTAACTACTCGGGAGATTGAAGTGCTGCGGGACGTAGCTAAGGGCAGTTCTAACAAAGTGATTGCGGCGCGGCTTTCAATCTCCGAGCACACCGTCAAGGGCCATCTTAAGAATATTCTTTCCAAGCTCGACGCGAGTGATCGGACTCACGCGGTTATGATCGCGCTAAAGCGCGGCTTTCTCGACATTTGA